The Triticum dicoccoides isolate Atlit2015 ecotype Zavitan chromosome 6A, WEW_v2.0, whole genome shotgun sequence genome has a window encoding:
- the LOC119318137 gene encoding subtilisin-like protease SBT1.4 → MDLLRPLALAALCVVLLAAVAGAAATATDVEAQSSYIVHVVEAHAPRLPRRGLLTTRGYGSFLRDRIPVEMSSPAPSVLYSYEHAATGFAARLTECQAAQLASSGSVHAVVPDTMQELHTTLTPSFLGLSPSSGLLKASNGATDVVIGVIDTGVYPEGRPSFAADPSLPPPPSKFRGRCVSGPSFNGSALCNNKLVGAKFFQRGQEALRGRALGADSKSPLDTNGHGTHTSSTAGGSAVAGAGFFDYARGKAVGMAPGARIAVYKACGEEGCASSDILAAFDEAIADNVDVLSVSLGAVGTAPNFYSDNTAVGAFRAVSKGIVVSASAGNSGPGDSTACNIAPWFLTVGASTLNRQFPGDVVLGNGQTFTGTTLYAGEPLGATKIPLVYGGDAGSKVCEEGKLNATKVAGKIVLCESGVNARAAKPYAVKLAGGAGAILASTKSFGEQSITSPHVHPATAVSFVDAEKIFKYIRAQTSPTATIVFRGTVVGPTPPSPRMASFSSRGPNFRAPEIFKPDVTAPGVDILAAWTGANSPTELESDTRRVKYNIISGTSMSCPHVSGIAALLRQARPEWSPAAIKSALMTTAYNVDSSGGVIGDMSTSDASTPFARGAGHIDPNSAVNPGLVYDAGTEDYINFLCALGYTAKQVAVFGSSISCSKRAGSSVGDHNYPAFSVVFASNKVAVVTQRRVVRNVGSDAAAAYTAKITAPDGVRVTVSPETLQFSPTEKTQEYVLTFAQRTTSSVTEKYTFGSIEWSDGEHSVTSPIAVTWPTSKVAEM, encoded by the coding sequence ACtgctcgccgccgtcgccggcgccgcGGCGACGGCCACGGATGTGGAGGCCCAGTCCTCCTACATCGTGCACGTCGTGGAAGCGCACGCGCCGCGGCTGCCACGCCGCGGCCTGCTGACAACCCGCGGGTACGGCTCGTTCCTGCGGGACCGCATCCCCGTCGAGATGTCCAGCCCGGCGCCGAGCGTGCTCTACTCCTACGAGCACGCCGCCACGGGCTTCGCGGCGCGGCTCACGGAGTGCCAGGCCGCGCAGCTGGCGTCGTCGGGCTCGGTGCACGCCGTCGTGCCCGACACGATGCAGGAGCTGCACACCACCCTCACCCCGTCCTTCCTCGGCCTCTCGCCGTCCTCCGGGCTGCTCAAGGCGTCCAACGGGGCCACGGACGTCGTCATCGGGGTCATCGACACCGGCGTCTACCCGGAAGGCCGCCCGTCCTTCGCCGCCGACCCGTCGCTGCCGCCCCCACCGAGCAAGTTCCGTGGCAGGTGCGTCTCGGGTCCGTCGTTCAACGGCTCCGCGCTCTGCAACAACAAGCTCGTCGGCGCCAAGTTCTTCCAGCGGGGGCAGGAGGCTCTACGCGGCCGTGCGCTCGGCGCGGACTCCAAGTCGCCGCTAGACACCAACGGCCATGGCACCCACACCTCCTCCACCGCCGGTGGCTCTGCTGTCGCGGGCGCCGGCTTCTTCGACTATGCCAGAGGAAAAGCCGTCGGCATGGCCCCGGGCGCGCGCATTGCCGTCTATAAAGCGTGCGGGGAGGAAGGGTGCGCGAGCTCTGACATCCTCGCCGCGTTTGATGAGGCCATCGCGGACAATGTCGACGTTCTCTCTGTCTCCCTCGGCGCCGTCGGCACGGCCCCGAACTTTTATAGCGATAACACCGCCGTGGGCGCGTTCCGCGCCGTCAGCAAGGGCATCGTCGTCTCCGCCTCCGCGGGAAACTCCGGCCCCGGAGATTCCACCGCATGCAACATAGCGCCATGGTTCTTGACGGTCGGCGCGTCCACACTCAACCGCCAATTCCCAGGCGATGTCGTTCTCGGCAACGGCCAGACCTTCACGGGCACTACTCTCTATGCCGGCGAGCCGCTCGGCGCGACCAAGATACCGCTGGTCTACGGAGGGGACGCGGGCTCCAAAGTGTGCGAGGAGGGAAAGCTGAACGCTACCAAGGTCGCGGGGAAGATTGTTCTATGTGAATCGGGTGTAAATGCCCGAGCAGCGAAACCATATGCCGTCAAGCtcgccggtggcgccggagcgatcCTCGCGAGCACAAAATCATTCGGCGAGCAGTCCATCACCAGCCCGCATGTCCACCCCGCCACGGCTGTGTCATTTGTCGACGCCGAGAAGATCTTCAAGTACATACGCGCTCAAACATCCCCTACCGCGACGATCGTCTTCCGCGGCACCGTGGTCGGCCCGACGCCTCCATCCCCTAGAATGGCGTCCTTCTCGAGCCGCGGGCCAAACTTCCGCGCGCCGGAGATCTTCAAGCCGGACGTGACCGCGCCCGGCGTGGACATCCTCGCCGCTTGGACAGGCGCCAACTCACCCACGGAGCTCGAGAGCGACACGAGGCGGGTGAAGTACAACATCATATCGGGCACGTCCATGTCATGCCCACACGTGAGCGGCATCGCCGCGCTGCTCCGGCAGGCGAGGCCAGAGTGGAGCCCGGCGGCCATCAAGTCCGCGCTGATGACCACCGCGTACAACGTGGACAGCTCCGGCGGCGTGATCGGTGACATGTCCACCAGCGACGCGTCCACGCCGTTCGCGCGAGGGGCCGGGCACATCGACCCCAACAGCGCCGTGAACCCAGGCCTCGTCTACGACGCCGGCACGGAGGACTACATCAACTTCCTGTGCGCGCTGGGCTACACCGCCAAGCAGGTCGCCGTCTTTGGCTCGTCCATCAGCTGTTCGAAGCGCGCGGGCTCCTCGGTCGGCGACCACAACTACCCCGCCTTCTCGGTGGTGTTCGCCTCGAACAAAGTGGCGGTCGTCACGCAGCGCCGTGTCGTGCGCAACGTCGGCAGCGACGCCGCGGCTGCGTACACGGCGAAGATCACCGCCCCGGACGGCGTTCGCGTCACGGTGAGCCCCGAGACGCTGCAGTTCAGCCCGACGGAGAAAACACAGGAGTACGTGCTCACCTTTGCGCAACGAACCACCAGTAGCGTCACGGAGAAGTACACGTTCGGGTCGATCGAGTGGAGCGACGGCGAGCACTCGGTGACGAGCCCTATCGCCGTCACTTGGCCGACGAGCAAGGTTGCAGAGATGTGA